GGAGGCCGGGGCGGCGGACGTCCGCACCCCCGGGCCGGCGGCCGGGACGACCAGGCGGTAGCCGACGCCGCGCACCGTCTCGATCAGTGCGGGCATGCGCAGTTTGGCGCGGAGTGAGGCGATATGCACCTCCAGCGTCCGGCCGGTGCCCTCCCAGCTCGTGCGCCACACCTCGCTGATGATCTGCTCCCGGCGGAAGACCACACCGGGGCGCTGGGCGAGCAGGGCCAGCAGGTCGAACTCCTTGCGGGTGAGCGGGACCGCGGCACCGTCCACCGACACCTGGCGGGTGGAGAGTTCGACGGTGACCGCGCCCAGACACAACGCCTCCTCGGCGGTGCCCTCCTCGGGGGGCTGCTCACCACCCCCGGGCGCCGTGCGCCGGCTCACCGCGTGGATACGGGCCAGCAGCTCACCGGTGTCGTACGGCTTGACGACATAGTCGTCCGCGCCGAGGTTGAGCCCGTGGATGCGGGAGCGCACATCGGACCGCGCGGTGACCATGATGACGGGGGTGGCGCAGAGCTTGCGGATCCGGCCGCACACCTCGAAGCCGTCCTGGTCGGGCAGCCCGAGGTCGAGCAGCACCACCGCGAACGGCTCCGCGTCGTCGGGCAGCAGGGCCTTGAGCGCGTCCTCGCCGTTGCGCGCGTGCACGACGGCCAGGCCGTGCTTGGCGAGCACCGCGGACAGGGCCGCGGCCACATGATCGTCATCCTCGACGAGCAGCAGTCTCATCAGGCCTCCTCCCGGGTGCGTGCGTACAGGCCACAGGGCATCTACGGCGATAGGAGGCCTACGCGTCAAGAGGCGGCCACCTCCGCGCCGCCATCCGTTACCCAGCCGGTACGCCCAGGACACCACCATGGCGGTGTGTCCACCGCGGGAGCCGCGCCGCGCACACGGCCGTCCCGCCGCAGCCGGATCGTTATGCTCAAGTTCCCCTCAGATGTAATGACGCTGGTCGAAGGGCGTTACTAGGGTCCTCCCCAACCGAGGAGGACGGAGCTACACGCCGATGAGCGAAGTATCGGTGACCAAGAACGCCGAGGGTCCCGCGCCGGCAGGGGACCAGCTGGTCGTGCTGGACAACGTGAACAAGCACTTCGGCGCGCTGCACGTGCTCCAGGACATCGACCTGACGATCAACCGCGGCGAGGTCGTCGTCGTGATCGGGCCTTCGGGCTCCGGCAAGTCGACGCTCTGCCGCACGATCAACCGCCTGGAGACCGTCGACAGCGGCAGCATCGCGATCGACGGCAAGCCGCTGCCGCAGGAGGGCCGCGAACTGGCCCGGCTGCGCGCCGATGTGGGCATGGTCTTCCAGTCCTTCAACCTTTTCGCGCACAAGACAGTGCTCGAAAACGTGATGCTGGGCCAGATAAAGGTCCGCAAAACGGACAAGGCGGAAGCCGCGAAGAAGGCCCGCGCCCTGCTCGACCGGGTCGGTGTCGGCACCCAGGCGGACAAGTACCCCGCACAGCTTTCCGGCGGTCAGCAGCAGCGTGTGGCGATCGCCCGCGCGCTGGCGATGGACCCGAAGGTGATGCTGTTCGACGAGCCGACCTCCGCGCTCGACCCGGAAATGATCAACGAGGTGCTGGACGTCATGCAGCAGCTCGCCCGGGACGGCATGACGATGGTCGTGGTCACCCATGAGATGGGGTTCGCGCGCTCCGCAGCGAACCGGGTCGTCTTCATGGCGGACGGCCGCATCATCGAAGAGGCCGAGCCGAACCAGTTCTTCAACAACCCGCGCAGTGACCGCGCGAAGGACTTCCTGTCGAAGATCCTCCATCACTGAGGCCGCAGTTGGGCCACCATCATTGCCAACACCTGTTGAACCAAAGGATGTTCACCATGAGGATTCGTAAGACGGCTGCGGCCGGTGCGGTGGTGCTCGCGCTGGCGGCGACGGCGACCGCCTGTGGCGGCGAAAAGGGTGCGGCGGGCGACAAGCCGGCCGGCGGCGATGTCTTCAGCGGCAACTACAAGGTCGCCTCGGCGCCGAAGATCGACTCGGCGGTCCTGAAGAAGGCGCAGAAGGCCAAGAAGATCGTCATCGGCGTCAAGGCCGACCAGCCGTTCCTGGGGTTCAAGGACACCACCGGCAAGTACTCCGGCTTCGACATCGAGATCGCCAAGATGGTCGCCGCCGACCTCGGCTTCTCCGAGAAGCAGATCGAGTTCAAGACGATCGACTCCAACGTCCGTGAGACCACCATCTCCAACGGCCAGGTCGACTACTACGTCGGTACCTACACGATCAACGACGAGCGCAAGAAGCAGGTCGGCTTCGCGGGCCCGTACTACACGGCCGGCGCGGACCTCCTGGTGCGCAAGGACGAGAAGGAGATCACCGGACCCGACACCCTCAAGGGCAAGGAGGTCTGCTCGATCGTCGGCTCCACTCCGCTCCAGGAGATCAAGAAGAAGAAGTACGGCGCCAAGACCAGCGAGCAGTCCAAGTACTCGGACTGTGTGAAGTCCCTGCTGGACGGCCAGGTCGACGCGGTCACCACCGACGACGCCATCCTCAAGGGCTACGCCGCACAGCGCCCCGAGAAGCTCCGGGTCGTCGGCAAGTCCTTCACCAAGGAGCCTTACGGCGTCGGCATGAAGAAGGACGACAAGGCCCTGCGCAACGCGATCACCGATGCGCTGGAGAACCACATCAAGAACGGTGACTACAAGAAGGCGTACGACGGCACGCTCGGCAAGTCCGGGTCGAAGTTCGTCGCCCCGGAAACGCCGCTGCCCCGCTACTGAGGCGCTCGCGGACCGACCGGACTCTGCCGCCCCGTACGCCCGCCGCGGCGGGCGTACGGGGCGCAGTGTCTTCGCCCGCCGCTGACTCTTTTCCCGCCGTCGACCCGATGACCGCTACCGCGGAGACCCCATGAACGTACTCCTCGATTATCTGCCCGAGTTCCGGGACGGATTCCTCGGAACCCTGGCGATCACCGCGTCCAGCGCCCTGCTCGCGCTGGTACTCGGCGTGCTCATAGCCGGGTTCCGGGTCTCTCCGATTCCGCCGCTGCGCGCCTTCGGGACGGCCTGGGTCACGGTGCTGCGCAACACACCGCTGACGCTGCTCTTCCTCGTCGCCTTCTTCGTCGTACCGCAGGTCCTCTTCCAGGGCGCGAGCCCGTACGTGCTGGCCACGCTGGCACTCGGCTTCTACACCTCCTCCTTCGTGTGCGAGGCGGTGCGGTCCGGCATCAACACCGTGCCGCTGGGACAGGCGGAGGCCGCGCGCAGCCTCGGTATGACGTTCACCCAGACGCTGGGCCAGATCGTCCTCCCGCAGGCCACCCGGACCGTACTGCCCCCGCTGAGCAGCATCTTCATCGCGCTGACGAAGAACTCCGCGATCGCCGGAGCGTTCGGCTACGGCGAGCTGTTCAACGTCTCCAAGCTGCTCAACGACAAGGGATACGCGATCGCCTGGATCTTCCTGTGGACCGCGCTCGCCTACCTCATCATCACCTTCGCCCTCAGCGCCCTCTTCCGGCTGCTGGAGCGCCGTATGGCGGTCGCCCGATGAACGGACGCGAGGGGCGGATCAGCACGACGTGGGTGCCACGCGCAGGCGGGGCGGAACAAAGCGAGGTAAGGGCATGAGCGGCGCCAGCGTTCTCTACGACGTACCAGGACCGAAGGCGAAGGCACGTAACCTCGTCTACAGCGTTGTCGGCTCGCTCGCGGTGCTGGGGCTGATCGCCTTCGTCGTGATGCGGCTGAACACCGAGGGCCAGCTCGCGCCCGAGGTGTGGAACATCTTCAACAACGCCGGTGTGCGGACCAACATCCGCGACGGTGTGCTGACGACGCTTCAGGTCTTCGCGGTCGCGGCCGTGCTGTCGCTGCTGCTGGGCGTGCTGCTCGCGGTGGCGCGGCTCTCGGACCACAAGCCGGTCCGCTGGCTGGCGACCGGGTTCATCGAGCTCTTCCGCGCCGTTCCGCTGCTGATCACCATCTACGCGCTGTGGGTGATCCTGCTGACCAACCGGGAGGCCATCGGTCTGACCGGGGACCAGCCGCAGTTCTGGGCACTGGTCATCGGACTGACGGTCTACAACGGCTCGGTGCAGGCCGAGGTGCTGCGGGCCGGCATCAACTCCGTGCCCACGGGGCAGCGGGAGGCCGCGTACGCCCTGGGCATGAGCAAGACGCAGGTCATGACGACCGTGCTGATCCCGCAGGCCGTGCGGGCCATGCTGCCCACGATCATCAGCCAGCTCGTGGTCACCCTGAAGGACACCTCCCTCGGCTACATCATCACCTTCGAGGAACTGCTCTTCACCGCCCGCCAGATGAGCACCAACATCATCGTCAACGGCAATGACACCTACGTGCCGTTCATCATCGTCATCGGCACCATCTACGTCGCGATGTGCCTGGCGCTGTCCGCCCTCGCCAACTGGATCGAGCGGCGCGGCCGGCGGGCCAAGACGGGCATCGGTGTCGCCACGGCCGGCGAGCCGGTCACGGCCGCCGACGCGATGGAGGCCGCCGACGCGACGCCCGACGGAGCGGCCGGCACGAAGGACTGACGGCACAGCAGGCCGCCCCGCGGCCGATATCGATCCGTCCGGAGGCGGTGGCACCCTCGCCACCGCCTCCGTCACTTGACGCGAGCGGTCGCAGTGGGTTGCATACGCTGTGTGATCACGCACCGGGCTCCAACTGCCAGTTCCCGCATGTCCCGTACGTACCAGCGGCCCCGGGGAGCTGCGCCGTGGACCCGGTGATCGTCGTCGGGGCCGGCCCGGTCGGCCTCTCCCTCTCGCTCGCCCTCGCCCGCCTCGGCGTCCCCACCGTCGTCCTCGACGAGACCACCGGCCAGGAGGAAACCCGGCCCGCCCGCACCGTCGTGCTCCGCCCGGACACCGCCGCCTTCGTCGCCCGGCTCGGCTGCGCCGACACCCTGGAGAGTGCCGGCACCCACTGGACGGCCTGGCGCACCATGCGCCGCCGGCGCCTGCGGGAACGCGTCGCCTTCGCCCCGCGGACCCCGGACGGCGCGGCCGCCCCCGCCACCGCGTCCCCGGTCCACCTCCCGCAGCACGCGCTCACCCGCGCCCTGCGCACCGCACTCGCCCACGAGAAGCTCGCCGAGGTCGTCACCGGCAGCCGGCTGGCCGATCTCGAACAGGACGAGCACGGCATCAGCGCCCACACCCGCGGCCCCAACGGGACGTGGTGGCGCGGGAGTTACCTCATCGGCTGCGACGGCCCCCGGTCGACCGTCCGCAAGCTGCTGGATGTCCGCTTCCCGGGCCGTACGGCCGTCGAACGGCATGCGGTGGCCGCGCTGCGCTGCGAGCTCCCCTGGCCCGGCGAGGCCCTGCTGCACCGCTCTCCGCCCCGGCAGGGCGGCGGACCGGGCAGCGAGGTCTCCGCCCGCCCGCTGGCCGGCCATGTCTGGCGGCTGGACTGGCTGCTGCCGCCCGGGCGTGAACTCGTCACACCGGACGCCCTGGTCGCCCGGATCCGCGACTCGCTGGCCGGCTGGACCAGCGAGTCCCCGGCGGGCCAAGCCGACGAGACCGGCACGGAGGGCGACGGCACGCTCCCCCGGGGACGCGGCCACGGCCGGCTGGTCCCGCCGTACGAACTTCTCGACACGGGTGTGCACACCGTCCACCACCGGCTGGCCCGGGACTGGCGGCAGGGCCGCGCCTTCCTCGCCGGGGACGCCGCCCATCTGCTGGGCGCGCTCGGCACCCAGGGCCTGGACGAGGGGCTACGGGACGCCGAGAACCTCGCCTGGAAGCTGGGGCTGGCCTGGCATCACGGTGCGTCCGACGTACTGCTCGACAGCTACCAGGCCGAGCGCCGGGGCGCGGTCGCGGCCCGGCTGCGCGCGGCGGACCAGGCGCTGCCGCTGCTGCGGGACGGCCGCGCGGTCCGCTGGCGGACGGTCCTTCCGGGCGCGGCGCGCGGCCGCAGCACCCTGCTGACCGACGGCCACCTGGGCCGCGGCCCGCTCGGCGCGCCGCCGGTCTATGCCCGCACCCCGCTGGCGCCGCCCGACGGGCAGAGCGGCAGCCTCCTCGTCGAGACGCCGCCCGGCGCACCGGTCACGGATGTGGCGGTGACCGCGTCGGACGGCGCGGTGGTACGGCTGCGCGACCGGCTCGGGCGCGGGCTGCTGGTGGTGCTGGTGGCCCCCGGCACCGGCGTCTGGGACCGTCGGCACTGGCAGTCGGCGGGCCTGATGCCCCAGCTGGCCGACGCGGTCGACGCGCTGCCGATGGACGCCGAGGTCCTGGTCACCGAGGCCTACCCGGGCGCGGCCGCGCACACCGTGCTGCTCGTGCGGCCGGACGGCCATCTGGTCACCGCGCTGTCCGGCGTCCGTCCGGCCGAGATGGCGGCGTGCGCGAACGCGGTGCGGGGCGGGGCACACGGGCCGGTGACCGGGTCCGGCCGGGCCCGGCGGTCCGGGGACGCGGCGGCGTCCGGGGGCGGCGAGGCCGGGGAGGAGGAGGCTTCCGCGGTTGACCCTGTGGGAAGCTCCATGCTTCACTCCGAGAGTGACTGATCACAGCTCGCGATTCTGGCGGAGGGTCCATCTCGACCTGGTCCGCTATGCGGGCTGCATGTGTCGTCCGTCCTGTTGATCCGCATCTCCTTCCCCGCGCGGCCGCCCGCCCCTGTCCGGCAGCCGCGCCTCTTCGCGATCACTCAGGACGGTTTCCGTGCCCGACGTAGACACCCCTGCGCGCCCGCCTGCCACCGGCCATGACGGCGGGCCCAGCGCCTCCGAACTCCTCGACTTCGCCCGCCGGGCCGCCACCGACCCGGCCCTCGTCGCCTCGCTCCCCCTCGACCCCGAAGGCCGCACCTGGATCCGGCTGGACGGACCGGGCGGCAGTGAGGCCTGGCTGATCGGCTGGCCGCCCGGCACCGGCACCGGCTGGCACGACCACGGAGGCTCGCGCGGCGCCTTCGCGGCGGCCGCGGGTGAGCTGACGGAACAGTCGCTCGCCGCCGCACTGCCCACCGAGGGCTGGAAGACCCTGGAACTCGCCGACGGCGTGGACCGGGAGCGCCGGCTCAGCGACGGGCGCGGCCGGGCGTTCGGCCCGCACCATGTGCACCAGGTGCTCAACCTCTCCGCGGACACCCATGCGGTGTCGGTGCACGCCTACTACCCGCCGCTGCCGCTGATGCGCCGCTACAGCCGCACCGGGCCGGTGCTGCGGCTCGAAGCGGTCGAGCAGCCGGAGGAGTGGGCATGAGCGCGATCGACGCGCTGCTGGCGCAGGCCCGGCGCGAGCTGGGGCACCGGGTGGATCCCCGGGAGGCCGCCGCCGTCCAGGAGGCGGGCGGGCTGCTGGTGGACATCCGCTATGCGGAGCTGCGGGAGCGCGACGGCACCATCCCCGGCGCGCTGGTCGTCGAGCGCAACGAGCTGGAATGGCGGCTCGACCCGACGGGCGACCACCGCGCCCCGGAAGCGACACATCACGACCTCCCGGTCGTGGTCATCTGCAACGAGGGCTACGCCTCGACCCTCGCCGCGCTCTCCCTGCGCCAGTTGGGACTGCACCGGGCAACCGACCTGGCGGGCGGGTTCCAGGCTTGGCGGGGGGCCGGGTTGGGAGTTGAGCTTGGGGGTTGAGCTTGGGGGCGGGGGCTGAGGTTGGGGGGACGGTGGGGCTGCCCGGCGTCTGCGCCCGCACCCGGCCCCGGCACCCGGCACCCGCGGCGAGGAAGTTGTCGTTGCCCTCGCCGCCGCCCCTCATGCATCCGGCAGATAGTGCTCCTCCAGGAGATCCGGGTCCTCGCCTTCCTCCTCCAACGCCTGTTTGACGACGCGGAGGGCGAGGCCCTCCGGGTACCCCTTGCGGGCCAGCATTCCGGCCAGTCGGCGAAGGCGCTTTTCGCGGTCCAGGCCTCTGCTGGCGCGCAGTTTGCGATCGACCAACTCGCGGGCGGTGGACTCCTCCTGCTCGGAGTCGAGGCGGCCGACGGCCACCTCGATGACGGCGGAGTCCACACCCTTGGTGCGTAGTTCTCGGGCCAGGGCACGGCGGGCCAGGCCGCGCCCGTGGTGGCGGGACTCCACCCAGGCGTCGGCGAAGGCCGCGTCGTCGATCAGACCGACGTCCTCGAAGCGGGACAGCACCTCTTCCGCGGCCTCCTCGGGGATGCCCCGTTGGCGCAGGGCGTCCTCGAGCTGCTTGCGCGTACGCGGATTCCCGGTGAGCAGGCGCAGGCAGATGGCCCGCGCCTGCTCCTCGGGCGTACGCGGTGGCCCCGACTCGGCCCTCGACGAGGAGGGGCCACCGCTGTCCTCACGGCCACGACGGCCCCTGCGGCCGCTACGGGTCTCGGCGTCGCCGGCAGCGCTGTGGGTCTCTTCCTCGCTGCCCGGCCATTCCGTTCGCCGCGTCATGGCGGGCTAGCTCTTGGCCGCGGCGGCCTTGGAACCCTTGGCGCCCTTGGCCGCCGGCGCCGGAGCCGCGGCAGCCGGTTCGGCCGCCGCCACCGCGGCGTCCGCGCCGGGCTCCACCGCCGGGTCCTGCGGCTTCACACCGATGCCGAGCTTCTCCTTGATCTTCTTTTCGATCTCGTTGGCGAGATCCGGGTTGTCCTTGAGGAAGTTGCGGGCGTTCTCCTTGCCCTGACCGAGCTGGTCGCCTTCGTAGGTGTACCAAGCACCGGACTTGCGGATGAAGCCGTGCTCCACGCCCATGTCGATCAGGCCGCCCTCGCGGCTGATGCCCTGGCCGTAGAGGATGTCGAACTCGGCCTGCTTGAAGGGCGGGGAGACCTTGTTCTTGACGACCTTGACGCGGGTGCGGTTGCCGACCGCGTCCGTGCCGTCCTTGAGGGTTTCGATGCGGCGGATGTCGAGGCGCACCGAGGCGTAGAACTTCAGCGCACGGCCACCGGTCGTGGTCTCCGGCGAGCCGAACATCACGCCGATCTTCTCGCGGAGCTGGTTGATGAAGATCGCGGTGGTCTTGGACTGGTTGAGCGCGCTGGTGATCTTGCGCAGTGCCTGGCTCATCAGCCGGGCCTGGAGGCCGACATGGGAGTCGCCCATCTCGCCCTCGATCTCGGCCCGCGGCACCAGGGCGGCGACGGAGTCGATCACGATGAGGTCGAGCGCGCCGGAGCGGACCAGCATGTCCGTGATCTCCAGCGCCTGCTCGCCGTTGTCCGGCTGGGACAGGATCAGGGAGTCGGTGTCCACGCCGAGCTTCTTGGCGTACTCCGGGTCGAGGGCGTGCTCGGCGTCGATGAACGCGACGGAGCCGCCGGCCTTCTGGGCGTTCGCGACGGCGTGCAGGGTCAGGGTCGTCTTACCGGAGGACTCCGGGCCGTAGACCTCGATGACGCGGCCGCGGGGGAGGCCGCCGACGCCGAGCGCGACGTCGAGGGCGGTGGAGCCGGTGGGGATGACCTCGATGGGCTCCTTCGACCGCTCCCCCATGCGCATCACGGCGCCCTTGCCGAATTGCCGTTCAATCTGTGCGAGTGCGGCGTCCAGCGCCTTCTCGCGGTCAGTGCCTGCCATGGGTTCCACCCGATTTGCTTGAGTCGATCGCTTCACGTCCATGACGCTAACGCCTGCCACTGACAATGCGCCCGGACCCGGCTGCGGCCTGTGGATAACTCCGCGAAAAGCCCGAGAACAGAGGCCGGATCTCCCATGAGAATGGATGTTCGATTTTGGTGTCAAGCGGCATCACCCGTACGTCGCCGACGGGGAGCGCCGTCCCGTGCCGTCAAAGGTTGATCGTTGTCGTGGCCTCTCGGCAGGGGGCCGTGAACGCCGTCGCCCGGCCCCGCCGTGGCGGGAGGGAAGACAGAGGTCAGGCGTTCATGTCACATCCTGCCGAGCTGGGCCGTCATGGGGGTGCAAGCATCAAAAACGCAGAGGAGATCACCATGAATGCCCGTTTGGACGCCTTCAGCAGCCCGACCGTGGGCAAGGTCTTCAAGCACATCATCGCGGCGGGCAAGGTGCTCGAGGACTCGACGCTGCCGCTCGCGACGCAGGAGCTGGTGAGGCTCCGCGCCAGTCAGATCAACGGGTGCGGCTTCTGCACCGACATGCACAGCAAGGACGCCGCCGCGGCCGGGGAGACCTCGGTACGTCTCCACCTGGTCGCGGCGTGGCGGGAGGCCACGGTCTTCACCGAGGCCGAACGGGCCGCGCTGGAGCTGACGGAGCAGGGCACCCGCATCGCGGATGCGGCCGGCGGGGTCACGGACGAGGCCTGGGCGAACGCCGCCAAGCACTACGACGAGGAGCAG
This genomic stretch from Streptomyces nigrescens harbors:
- a CDS encoding response regulator transcription factor, coding for MRLLLVEDDDHVAAALSAVLAKHGLAVVHARNGEDALKALLPDDAEPFAVVLLDLGLPDQDGFEVCGRIRKLCATPVIMVTARSDVRSRIHGLNLGADDYVVKPYDTGELLARIHAVSRRTAPGGGEQPPEEGTAEEALCLGAVTVELSTRQVSVDGAAVPLTRKEFDLLALLAQRPGVVFRREQIISEVWRTSWEGTGRTLEVHIASLRAKLRMPALIETVRGVGYRLVVPAAGPGVRTSAAPAS
- a CDS encoding amino acid ABC transporter ATP-binding protein, whose translation is MSEVSVTKNAEGPAPAGDQLVVLDNVNKHFGALHVLQDIDLTINRGEVVVVIGPSGSGKSTLCRTINRLETVDSGSIAIDGKPLPQEGRELARLRADVGMVFQSFNLFAHKTVLENVMLGQIKVRKTDKAEAAKKARALLDRVGVGTQADKYPAQLSGGQQQRVAIARALAMDPKVMLFDEPTSALDPEMINEVLDVMQQLARDGMTMVVVTHEMGFARSAANRVVFMADGRIIEEAEPNQFFNNPRSDRAKDFLSKILHH
- a CDS encoding glutamate ABC transporter substrate-binding protein, encoding MRIRKTAAAGAVVLALAATATACGGEKGAAGDKPAGGDVFSGNYKVASAPKIDSAVLKKAQKAKKIVIGVKADQPFLGFKDTTGKYSGFDIEIAKMVAADLGFSEKQIEFKTIDSNVRETTISNGQVDYYVGTYTINDERKKQVGFAGPYYTAGADLLVRKDEKEITGPDTLKGKEVCSIVGSTPLQEIKKKKYGAKTSEQSKYSDCVKSLLDGQVDAVTTDDAILKGYAAQRPEKLRVVGKSFTKEPYGVGMKKDDKALRNAITDALENHIKNGDYKKAYDGTLGKSGSKFVAPETPLPRY
- a CDS encoding amino acid ABC transporter permease, with the translated sequence MNVLLDYLPEFRDGFLGTLAITASSALLALVLGVLIAGFRVSPIPPLRAFGTAWVTVLRNTPLTLLFLVAFFVVPQVLFQGASPYVLATLALGFYTSSFVCEAVRSGINTVPLGQAEAARSLGMTFTQTLGQIVLPQATRTVLPPLSSIFIALTKNSAIAGAFGYGELFNVSKLLNDKGYAIAWIFLWTALAYLIITFALSALFRLLERRMAVAR
- a CDS encoding amino acid ABC transporter permease, with translation MSGASVLYDVPGPKAKARNLVYSVVGSLAVLGLIAFVVMRLNTEGQLAPEVWNIFNNAGVRTNIRDGVLTTLQVFAVAAVLSLLLGVLLAVARLSDHKPVRWLATGFIELFRAVPLLITIYALWVILLTNREAIGLTGDQPQFWALVIGLTVYNGSVQAEVLRAGINSVPTGQREAAYALGMSKTQVMTTVLIPQAVRAMLPTIISQLVVTLKDTSLGYIITFEELLFTARQMSTNIIVNGNDTYVPFIIVIGTIYVAMCLALSALANWIERRGRRAKTGIGVATAGEPVTAADAMEAADATPDGAAGTKD
- a CDS encoding FAD-dependent monooxygenase; this translates as MDPVIVVGAGPVGLSLSLALARLGVPTVVLDETTGQEETRPARTVVLRPDTAAFVARLGCADTLESAGTHWTAWRTMRRRRLRERVAFAPRTPDGAAAPATASPVHLPQHALTRALRTALAHEKLAEVVTGSRLADLEQDEHGISAHTRGPNGTWWRGSYLIGCDGPRSTVRKLLDVRFPGRTAVERHAVAALRCELPWPGEALLHRSPPRQGGGPGSEVSARPLAGHVWRLDWLLPPGRELVTPDALVARIRDSLAGWTSESPAGQADETGTEGDGTLPRGRGHGRLVPPYELLDTGVHTVHHRLARDWRQGRAFLAGDAAHLLGALGTQGLDEGLRDAENLAWKLGLAWHHGASDVLLDSYQAERRGAVAARLRAADQALPLLRDGRAVRWRTVLPGAARGRSTLLTDGHLGRGPLGAPPVYARTPLAPPDGQSGSLLVETPPGAPVTDVAVTASDGAVVRLRDRLGRGLLVVLVAPGTGVWDRRHWQSAGLMPQLADAVDALPMDAEVLVTEAYPGAAAHTVLLVRPDGHLVTALSGVRPAEMAACANAVRGGAHGPVTGSGRARRSGDAAASGGGEAGEEEASAVDPVGSSMLHSESD
- a CDS encoding putative leader peptide, with amino-acid sequence MTDHSSRFWRRVHLDLVRYAGCMCRPSC
- a CDS encoding cysteine dioxygenase; amino-acid sequence: MPDVDTPARPPATGHDGGPSASELLDFARRAATDPALVASLPLDPEGRTWIRLDGPGGSEAWLIGWPPGTGTGWHDHGGSRGAFAAAAGELTEQSLAAALPTEGWKTLELADGVDRERRLSDGRGRAFGPHHVHQVLNLSADTHAVSVHAYYPPLPLMRRYSRTGPVLRLEAVEQPEEWA
- a CDS encoding rhodanese-like domain-containing protein, with the translated sequence MSAIDALLAQARRELGHRVDPREAAAVQEAGGLLVDIRYAELRERDGTIPGALVVERNELEWRLDPTGDHRAPEATHHDLPVVVICNEGYASTLAALSLRQLGLHRATDLAGGFQAWRGAGLGVELGG
- the recX gene encoding recombination regulator RecX, translated to MTRRTEWPGSEEETHSAAGDAETRSGRRGRRGREDSGGPSSSRAESGPPRTPEEQARAICLRLLTGNPRTRKQLEDALRQRGIPEEAAEEVLSRFEDVGLIDDAAFADAWVESRHHGRGLARRALARELRTKGVDSAVIEVAVGRLDSEQEESTARELVDRKLRASRGLDREKRLRRLAGMLARKGYPEGLALRVVKQALEEEGEDPDLLEEHYLPDA
- the recA gene encoding recombinase RecA — encoded protein: MAGTDREKALDAALAQIERQFGKGAVMRMGERSKEPIEVIPTGSTALDVALGVGGLPRGRVIEVYGPESSGKTTLTLHAVANAQKAGGSVAFIDAEHALDPEYAKKLGVDTDSLILSQPDNGEQALEITDMLVRSGALDLIVIDSVAALVPRAEIEGEMGDSHVGLQARLMSQALRKITSALNQSKTTAIFINQLREKIGVMFGSPETTTGGRALKFYASVRLDIRRIETLKDGTDAVGNRTRVKVVKNKVSPPFKQAEFDILYGQGISREGGLIDMGVEHGFIRKSGAWYTYEGDQLGQGKENARNFLKDNPDLANEIEKKIKEKLGIGVKPQDPAVEPGADAAVAAAEPAAAAPAPAAKGAKGSKAAAAKS
- a CDS encoding carboxymuconolactone decarboxylase family protein, whose translation is MNARLDAFSSPTVGKVFKHIIAAGKVLEDSTLPLATQELVRLRASQINGCGFCTDMHSKDAAAAGETSVRLHLVAAWREATVFTEAERAALELTEQGTRIADAAGGVTDEAWANAAKHYDEEQLAALVCAIALINAFNRANVIIQQPAGDYRPGQFA